A single region of the Brachypodium distachyon strain Bd21 chromosome 3, Brachypodium_distachyon_v3.0, whole genome shotgun sequence genome encodes:
- the LOC104583473 gene encoding uncharacterized protein LOC104583473, which yields MASVRMSRRNNDADVVGECIEKLHEKRRAAREDGVKALVAALEGLVPVDELDYRYFTVFDRCCASLLLRKARLAYRAIGLLALTVDPAPDAGCSKDILDKSLPILEKTLQSSSSSDAAAALECLAAVTLAGARRLEDAAPSMKAVLGVIERTAGEDTSTDLVVLPAAVSAFSVLLTTAGDLLRTCRWGSFREVMIPFGGLAELLESGNPAVRMAAGEVLAVCAELNLTRHASPGDQEALETRVFELAYEAGDNEDQQVLFQKIAAVLSDEECPKPEESMAPPPSSSSGRGVLRTSTLARMVQLNFLKRFLGKGFDKHVQGNPLFREEDSSVAVADELPTEKIRQRDCRTEKQRSSARRMDRDIGWESKNRFPHYD from the exons ATGGCGAGTGTCCGCATGTCCCGTCGGAACAACG ATGCAGATGTCGTCGGCGAGTGCATCGAGAAGCTCCACGAGaagcggcgcgcggcgcgggaggATGGCGTGAAGGCCCTCGTGGCGGCGCTCGAGGGCTTGGTGCCCGTCGACGAGCTCGACTACCGCTACTTCACCGTCTTCGACCGCTGCtgcgcctccctcctcctccgcaaggccCGCCTCGCCTACCGCGCCATCGGCCTCCTCGCGCTCACCGTCGACCCCGCCCCCGACGCCGGCTGCTCCAAGGACATCCTCGACAAATCCCTCCCCATCCTCGAGAAGACGCTgcagtcgtcgtcgtcctccgaCGCGGCGGCCGCTCTCGAGTGTCTCGCGGCCGTGACCTTGGCCGGCGCGCGGCGCCTGGAGGACGCGGCGCCGTCCATGAAGGCCGTCCTCGGCGTGATCGAGCGCACCGCCGGAGAAGACACAAGCACTGATCTGGTCGTCCTGCCCGCCGCCGTGTCTGCGTTCTCGGTGCTCCTCACCACCGCGGGCGACTTGTTGAGGACGTGCCGCTGGGGCTCCTTCAGAGAGGTCATGATCCCGTTCGGCGGCCTCGCCGAGCTCCTCGAGTCCGGCAACCCCGCCGTCCGAATGGCCGCGGGCGAGGTGCTGGCCGTGTGCGCCGAGCTCAACCTGACGCGGCACGCCTCGCCCGGGGACCAGGAAGCGCTCGAGACCAGAGTGTTCGAACTGGCATACGAGGCCGGCGACAACGAGGATCAACAGGTTCTCTTCCAGAAAATCGCGGCCGTGCTGAGTGATGAAGAGTGCCCGAAGCCGGAGGAGtcgatggcgccgccgccatcgtcgtcgaGCGGGCGCGGCGTGCTCAGGACATCGACGCTGGCGAGGATGGTCCAGCTCAATTTCCTGAAGCGGTTCCTTGGCAAGGGCTTCGACAAGCACGTCCAGGGCAACCCACTCTTCCGCGAAGAGGACTCCAGCGTCGCCGTCGCAGATGAACTGCCAACCGAGAAGATCAGGCAACGGGATTGCCGGACCGAAAAACAGAGGAGctcggccaggaggatggatcGTGACATTGGATGGGAGAGCAAGAACAGATTCCCGCACTATGATTAG
- the LOC100842758 gene encoding beta-galactosidase 4 isoform X2 — MAPPRVAGGRGLLLLLAVLAALCFAVANAAVSYDHRSLVINGRRRILISGSIHYPRSTPEMWPGLIQKAKDGGLDVVQTYVFWNGHEPVKGQYYFSDRYDLIRFVKLVKQAGLYVHLRIGPYVCAEWNFGGFPVWLKYVPGISFRTDNGPFKAEMQRFVEKIVSMMKSERLFEWQGGPIIMSQVENEFGPMESAGGVGAKPYANWAAKMAVATNTGVPWVMCKQEDAPDPVINTCNGFYCDYFTPNKKNKPAMWTEAWTGWFTSFGGAVPHRPVEDMAFAVARFIQKGGSFVNYYMYHGGTNFGRTAGGPFVATSYDYDAPIDEFGLLRQPKWGHLRDLHKAIKQAEPTLVSGDPTIQSLGNYEKAYVFKSKNGACAAFLSNYHMNSAVKVRFNGRHYDLPAWSISILPDCKTVVFNTATVKEPTLLPKMHPVVRFTWQSYSEDTNSLDDSAFTKDGLVEQLSMTWDKSDYLWYTTFVNIGPGELSKNGQWPQLTVYSAGHSMQVFVNGKSYGSVYGGFENPKLTYDGHVKMWQGSNKISILSSAVGLPNVGDHFERWNVGVLGPVTLSGLSEGKRDLSHQKWTYQVGLKGESLGIHTVSGSSAVEWGGPGSKQPLTWHKALFNAPSGSDPVALDMGSMGKGQMWVNGHHVGRYWSYKAPSRGCGGCSYAGTYREDKCRSSCGELSQRWYHVPRSWLKPGGNLLVVLEEYGGDVAGVTLATRTQ; from the exons ATGGCGCCGCCCCGtgttgccggcggccgcggcctgctgctgctgctggccgtcCTCGCGGCGCTCTGCTTCGCCGTCGCCAATGCCGCCGTCTCCTACGACCACCGCTCCCTCGTCATcaacggccgccgccgcatcctcaTCTCCGGCTCCATCCACTACCCGCGAAGCACGCCCGAG ATGTGGCCGGGGCTGATCCAGAAGGCCAAGGACGGCGGCCTCGACGTCGTCCAGACCTACGTCTTCTGGAACGGCCACGAGCCGGTCAAGGGCCAG TACTACTTCAGTGACCGCTACGACCTGATCCGGTTCGTGAAGCTGGTGAAGCAGGCCGGCCTCTACGTCCACCTCCGCATCGGCCCCTACGTCTGCGCCGAGTGGAACTTTGG TGGCTTTCCTGTTTGGCTCAAGTATGTGCCCGGCATCAGCTTCAGGACAGACAATGGCCCCTTCAAG GCGGAGATGCAGAGGTTTGTCGAGAagatcgtgtcgatgatgAAATCCGAGAGGCTGTTTGAATGGCAGGGTGGTCCGATCATCATGTCTCAG GTGGAGAATGAGTTCGGGCCAATGGAATCCGCTGGGGGCGTCGGCGCCAAGCCTTACGCGAATTGGGCTGCTAAGATGGCTGTGGCCACCAACACCGGTGTGCCGTGGGTGATGTGCAAACAAGAAGATGCCCCTGACCCCGTG ATTAACACTTGCAATGGCTTTTACTGCGATTACTTCACCCCAAATAAGAAGAACAAGCCAGCCATGTGGACCGAGGCCTGGACCGGGTG GTTTACGTCGTTCGGAGGGGCAGTGCCTCACCGTCCGGTGGAGGACATGGCCTTTGCGGTGGCAAGGTTCATACAGAAGGGTGGCTCCTTCGTGAATTATTACATG TACCATGGAGGAACCAACTTTGGACGCACAGCAGGCGGTCCCTTCGTCGCAACCAGCTACGATTATGATGCCCCGATCGACGAATTTG GTTTGCTTAGGCAGCCGAAATGGGGTCACTTGAGGGACCTGCACAAGGCCATCAAGCAGGCTGAGCCTACCCTTGTTTCTGGTGATCCTACAATCCAGTCACTGGGAAACTACGAGAAG GCATATGTCTTCAAGTCGAAAAATGGAGCTTGTGCCGCGTTCCTGTCAAACTACCACATGAATTCAGCCGTGAAAGTCAGGTTCAATGGAAGACACTATGACCTCCCTGCTTGGTCTATCAGCATTCTGCCAGACTGCAAAACCGTGGTTTTCAACACTGCAACA GTGAAGGAACCAACTCTGCTGCCAAAGATGCACCCGGTGGTACGTTTCACTTGGCAGTCGTACAGCGAGGACACAAACTCACTGGATGACAGCGCATTCACAAAGGATGGTCTGGTCGAGCAGCTTAGCATGACATGGGACAAGTCAGACTACCTATGGTACACCACATT CGTTAACATTGGTCCCGGTGAGCTCTCGAAGAATGGCCAGTGGCCTCAGCTCACTGTATACTCCGCTGGGCACTCGATGCAGGTTTTCGTCAATGGGAAATCATATG GTTCTGTCTATGGTGGTTTCGAGAACCCCAAGCTGACATATGATGGACATGTGAAGATGTGGCAAGGTAGCAACAAGATCTCCATTCTGAGTTCAGCAGTTGGCCTTCCT AATGTCGGGGACCATTTTGAGAGGTGGAACGTCGGTGTCCTCGGACCGGTGACCCTCTCCGGCCTAAGTGAGGGGAAGAGAGACCTGAGCCATCAGAAATGGACATATCAG GTCGGCCTGAAAGGCGAATCGCTGGGGATCCACACTGTCTCTGGGAGCTCCGCCGTTGAGTGGGGCGGTCCTGGCAGCAAGCAGCCACTAACTTGGCACAAG GCCTTGTTCAACGCGCCGTCGGGGAGCGACCCGGTGGCGCTGGACATGGGGAGCATGGGGAAAGGGCAGATGTGGGTGAACGGCCACCACGTCGGCCGGTACTGGTCCTACAAGGCGCCCTcccgcggctgcggcggctgcaGCTACGCCGGGACGTACCGCGAGGACAAGTGCCGGTCCAGCTGCGGCGAGCTCTCCCAGAGATG GTACCACGTGCCGCGGTCGTGGCTGAAGCCGGGTGGCAACCTGCTGGTGGTGCTGGAGGAGTACGGCGGcgacgtcgccggcgtcacccTGGCGACAAGAACACAATGA
- the LOC100842758 gene encoding beta-galactosidase 4 isoform X1: protein MAPPRVAGGRGLLLLLAVLAALCFAVANAAVSYDHRSLVINGRRRILISGSIHYPRSTPEMWPGLIQKAKDGGLDVVQTYVFWNGHEPVKGQYYFSDRYDLIRFVKLVKQAGLYVHLRIGPYVCAEWNFGGFPVWLKYVPGISFRTDNGPFKAEMQRFVEKIVSMMKSERLFEWQGGPIIMSQVENEFGPMESAGGVGAKPYANWAAKMAVATNTGVPWVMCKQEDAPDPVINTCNGFYCDYFTPNKKNKPAMWTEAWTGWFTSFGGAVPHRPVEDMAFAVARFIQKGGSFVNYYMYHGGTNFGRTAGGPFVATSYDYDAPIDEFGLLRQPKWGHLRDLHKAIKQAEPTLVSGDPTIQSLGNYEKAYVFKSKNGACAAFLSNYHMNSAVKVRFNGRHYDLPAWSISILPDCKTVVFNTATVKEPTLLPKMHPVVRFTWQSYSEDTNSLDDSAFTKDGLVEQLSMTWDKSDYLWYTTFVNIGPGELSKNGQWPQLTVYSAGHSMQVFVNGKSYGTSTLLHGVSDQIKIQITRTLLDYLCVAGSVYGGFENPKLTYDGHVKMWQGSNKISILSSAVGLPNVGDHFERWNVGVLGPVTLSGLSEGKRDLSHQKWTYQVGLKGESLGIHTVSGSSAVEWGGPGSKQPLTWHKALFNAPSGSDPVALDMGSMGKGQMWVNGHHVGRYWSYKAPSRGCGGCSYAGTYREDKCRSSCGELSQRWYHVPRSWLKPGGNLLVVLEEYGGDVAGVTLATRTQ from the exons ATGGCGCCGCCCCGtgttgccggcggccgcggcctgctgctgctgctggccgtcCTCGCGGCGCTCTGCTTCGCCGTCGCCAATGCCGCCGTCTCCTACGACCACCGCTCCCTCGTCATcaacggccgccgccgcatcctcaTCTCCGGCTCCATCCACTACCCGCGAAGCACGCCCGAG ATGTGGCCGGGGCTGATCCAGAAGGCCAAGGACGGCGGCCTCGACGTCGTCCAGACCTACGTCTTCTGGAACGGCCACGAGCCGGTCAAGGGCCAG TACTACTTCAGTGACCGCTACGACCTGATCCGGTTCGTGAAGCTGGTGAAGCAGGCCGGCCTCTACGTCCACCTCCGCATCGGCCCCTACGTCTGCGCCGAGTGGAACTTTGG TGGCTTTCCTGTTTGGCTCAAGTATGTGCCCGGCATCAGCTTCAGGACAGACAATGGCCCCTTCAAG GCGGAGATGCAGAGGTTTGTCGAGAagatcgtgtcgatgatgAAATCCGAGAGGCTGTTTGAATGGCAGGGTGGTCCGATCATCATGTCTCAG GTGGAGAATGAGTTCGGGCCAATGGAATCCGCTGGGGGCGTCGGCGCCAAGCCTTACGCGAATTGGGCTGCTAAGATGGCTGTGGCCACCAACACCGGTGTGCCGTGGGTGATGTGCAAACAAGAAGATGCCCCTGACCCCGTG ATTAACACTTGCAATGGCTTTTACTGCGATTACTTCACCCCAAATAAGAAGAACAAGCCAGCCATGTGGACCGAGGCCTGGACCGGGTG GTTTACGTCGTTCGGAGGGGCAGTGCCTCACCGTCCGGTGGAGGACATGGCCTTTGCGGTGGCAAGGTTCATACAGAAGGGTGGCTCCTTCGTGAATTATTACATG TACCATGGAGGAACCAACTTTGGACGCACAGCAGGCGGTCCCTTCGTCGCAACCAGCTACGATTATGATGCCCCGATCGACGAATTTG GTTTGCTTAGGCAGCCGAAATGGGGTCACTTGAGGGACCTGCACAAGGCCATCAAGCAGGCTGAGCCTACCCTTGTTTCTGGTGATCCTACAATCCAGTCACTGGGAAACTACGAGAAG GCATATGTCTTCAAGTCGAAAAATGGAGCTTGTGCCGCGTTCCTGTCAAACTACCACATGAATTCAGCCGTGAAAGTCAGGTTCAATGGAAGACACTATGACCTCCCTGCTTGGTCTATCAGCATTCTGCCAGACTGCAAAACCGTGGTTTTCAACACTGCAACA GTGAAGGAACCAACTCTGCTGCCAAAGATGCACCCGGTGGTACGTTTCACTTGGCAGTCGTACAGCGAGGACACAAACTCACTGGATGACAGCGCATTCACAAAGGATGGTCTGGTCGAGCAGCTTAGCATGACATGGGACAAGTCAGACTACCTATGGTACACCACATT CGTTAACATTGGTCCCGGTGAGCTCTCGAAGAATGGCCAGTGGCCTCAGCTCACTGTATACTCCGCTGGGCACTCGATGCAGGTTTTCGTCAATGGGAAATCATATGGTACTAGCACTTTGCTACATGGCGTTTCAGATCAAATCAAGATCCAAATTACAAGGACCCTCCTTGATTATCTTTGTGTTGCAGGTTCTGTCTATGGTGGTTTCGAGAACCCCAAGCTGACATATGATGGACATGTGAAGATGTGGCAAGGTAGCAACAAGATCTCCATTCTGAGTTCAGCAGTTGGCCTTCCT AATGTCGGGGACCATTTTGAGAGGTGGAACGTCGGTGTCCTCGGACCGGTGACCCTCTCCGGCCTAAGTGAGGGGAAGAGAGACCTGAGCCATCAGAAATGGACATATCAG GTCGGCCTGAAAGGCGAATCGCTGGGGATCCACACTGTCTCTGGGAGCTCCGCCGTTGAGTGGGGCGGTCCTGGCAGCAAGCAGCCACTAACTTGGCACAAG GCCTTGTTCAACGCGCCGTCGGGGAGCGACCCGGTGGCGCTGGACATGGGGAGCATGGGGAAAGGGCAGATGTGGGTGAACGGCCACCACGTCGGCCGGTACTGGTCCTACAAGGCGCCCTcccgcggctgcggcggctgcaGCTACGCCGGGACGTACCGCGAGGACAAGTGCCGGTCCAGCTGCGGCGAGCTCTCCCAGAGATG GTACCACGTGCCGCGGTCGTGGCTGAAGCCGGGTGGCAACCTGCTGGTGGTGCTGGAGGAGTACGGCGGcgacgtcgccggcgtcacccTGGCGACAAGAACACAATGA
- the LOC100834211 gene encoding putative GPI-anchor transamidase, with translation MAFGRRHRGPSLPALPFLLQTLSLLVLLAFSSSAAAPTAASPAAMHNNNWAVLVCTSRFWFNYRHMANTLSLYRTVKRLGIPDERIILMLADDMACNPRNNYPAQVFNNENHQLNLYGDNVEVDYRGYEVTVENFLRVLTGRHESAVPRSKRLLSDEGSHILLYMTGHGGDEFLKFQDNEELQSHDLADAVKQMKEKHRFKELLIMVDTCQAATLFSQLHSPGVLAIGSSMKGENSYSHHLDSDIGVSVVDRFTFYTLAFFEKLNMYSNASLNSLFTSYNPSMLLSTAYYRMDLYERALNEVPVTNFFGSVMKTIHTDSAYTGFLAAHDTETPLSINHGMLQNEASSRRSNMEEMKEAQLRSHGWTEILQEQLEGKKTEIVVMYGLGTMGILLAISTWLSM, from the exons ATGGCGTTCGGCCGACGGCACCGCGGGCCCTCGCTGCCCGcgctccccttcctcctccagaCGCTCTCGCTGCTCGTGctcctcgccttctcctcctccgccgctgcgcCTACTGCGGCTTCTCCCGCCGCGATGCACAACAACAACTGGGCCGTGCTCGTATGCACCTCCCGCTTCTG GTTTAATTATCGACATATGGCCAATACTCTGTCTTTGTACAG gACTGTTAAGAGATTAGGAATACCTGACGAACGGATAATACTTATGTTGGCAGATGATATGGCTTGTAATCCTAGGAATAATTATCCCGCCCAAGTGTTCAACAATGAGAACCACCAGCTTAACCTTTATGGTGACAATGTCGAG GTTGATTATCGAGGTTATGAGGTGACCGTTGAAAACTTTTTAAGAGTTTTGACAGGTAGACATGAGAGTGCGGTACCACGATCAAAGCGTCTTTTAAGTGATGAAGGAAGCCATATTCTTCTGTACATGACTGGACATGGTGGGGATGAATTTTTGAAGTTCCAAGATAATGAAGAACTTCAGAGCCATGATTTAGCAGATGCAGTAAAGCAAATGAAGGAGAAGCATAG ATTTAAAGAGTTGTTGATAATGGTAGATACATGTCAAGCTGCTACTCTCTTTTCACAG CTTCACTCACCTGGTGTTTTGGCAATTGGTAGCAGCATGAAGGGTGAAAATTCTTACTCTCATCACCTTGACTCGGAC ATTGGTGTCTCTGTCGTGGATAGATTTACTTTCTATACACTTGCGTTCTTTGAGAAGCTGAACATGTATAGCAATGCATCATTGAACAG TCTTTTCACCTCATACAACCCTTCCATGCTGCTGTCTACTGCATATTATCGGATGGATCTTTATGAGCGTGCCTTAAACGAG GTCCCTGTGACAAATTTCTTTGGATCAGTCATGAAGACTATTCACACTGATTCCGCGTACACAGGCTTCTTAGCTGCACATGACACAGAAACACCATTGTCTATCAACCATGGCATGTTACAGAATGAAGCTAGCTCAAGAAGATCGAATATGGAAGAGATGAAA GAGGCACAATTAAGGTCCCATGGATGGACAGAGATTCTGCAGGAACAGCTGGAAGGcaaaaaaactgaaattgtTGTGATGTATGGTCTGGGGACGATGGGCATATTGTTGGCAATTTCAACCTGGTTGTCAATGTAG
- the LOC100835423 gene encoding tetraspanin-2, whose amino-acid sequence MAVSNNITACVTLMALICALPVIASGVWFASAQGEECARLARWPVAILGGLILLTALAGFVGAYWNRRRLLAFYLFAMAALIVLLIALLAFAFAVTRGSGAYPVLGRNYDEYRLDGFSMWLRGYVSDDPGRWEGIRSCLAVSDTCKKLARQASFVTADQFYQSNLTPLQSGCCKPPSVCGHVYVSPTVWTSPARPAADPDCGLWSNDPAQLCYECESCRAGLLAALRSQWHRANIALVVATVALVFLYLVGCSAYKNAQAEAIFRRYKW is encoded by the exons ATGGCGGTGAGCAACAACATCACGGCGTGCGTGACCCTGATGGCGCTGATCTGCGCGCTCCCCGTGATCGCCTCCGGCGTCTGGTTCGCCTCGGCCCAGGGGGAGGAGTGCGCGCGGCTGGCGCGGTGGCCCGTGGCGATCCTGGGCGGGCTCATCCTCCTCACGGCCCTGGCGGGATTCGTCGGCGCCTACTGGAACCGCAGGCGACTCCTGGCCTTCTACCTCTTCGCCATGGCGGCGCTCATCGTGCTCCTCATCGCGCTGCTCGCCTTCGCCTTCGCCGTCACCAGGGGGTCCGGGGCCTACCCGGTGCTCGGCCGCAACTACGACGAGTACCGCCTCGACGGGTTCTCCATGTGGCTCCGCGGGTATGTCTCTGATGACCCTGGACGGTGGGAGGGGATCCGGTCCTGCCTTGCCGTCTCTGATACCTGCAAGAAGCTCGCTCGCCAGGCCAGCTTCGTCACCGCCGACCAGTTCTACCAGTCCAACCTCACGCCCCTCCAG TCGGGGTGCTGCAAGCCGCCGTCGGTGTGCGGGCACGTGTACGTGAGCCCGACGGTGTGGACGAGCCCGGCGCGGCCAGCGGCGGACCCGGACTGCGGGCTGTGGAGCAACGACCCGGCGCAGCTGTGCTACGAGTGCGAGTCGTGCCGCGCGGGGCTGCTGGCGGCGCTGCGGAGCCAGTGGCACAGGGCCAACATCGCGCTCGTCGTCGCCACCGTCGCCCTCGTCTTCCTCTACCTCGTCGGATGCAGCGCATACAAGAACGCCCAGGCCGAGGCCATCTTCCGCCGCTACAAGTGGTAA
- the LOC100836967 gene encoding CASP-like protein 2D1, protein MATARFKVLEMALRACVVPLAVASLWEMATNKQADDTYGEISFSNLSGFKYLVFANAITAAYSVASILLSSIKSFARYDWLIFLLDQAAAYLLVTSCSAAAELVYLAREGDKEVSWGEVCSYFGRFCGRATVSVALQGAALLCFVVLSLGSAFRVFSKCDAPCRPGAAAGSKQPEGQFAY, encoded by the exons ATGGCGACGGCGCGCTTCAAGGTCCTTGAGATGGCGCTGCGGGCGTGCGTGGTTCCCCTGGCCGTGGCCTCCCTGTGGGAGATGGCCACCAACAAGCAAGCCGATGACACCTACGGGGAGAtcagcttctccaacctctccggCTTCAA GTATTTGGTTTTCGCCAACGCCATCACTGCCGCCTACTCCGTGGCCTCCATCCTGCTGTCGTCCATCAAGTCCTTCGCTCGCTACGACTGGCTGATTTTCCTCCTAGATCAG gcggcggcgtaCCTGCTGGTGACGTcgtgctcggcggcggcggagctggtGTACCTGGCGCGGGAGGGCGACAAGGAGGTGTCGTGGGGGGAGGTGTGCTCCTACTTCGGCCGGTTCTGCGGCAGGGCCACCGTGTCGGTGGCGCTGCAGGGCGCGGCCCTGCTCTGCTTCGTCGTGCTCTCCCTCGGGTCCGCATTCAGGGTCTTCAGCAAGTGCGACGCCCCCTGTCGTCCCGGTGCTGCCGCTGGCTCCAAGCAGCCAGAGGGCCAATTTGCTTACTGA